Proteins encoded in a region of the Candidatus Nanosynbacter sp. HMT-352 genome:
- a CDS encoding type IV secretory system conjugative DNA transfer family protein: protein MGAGPLIVSFIAIVIISAGSAVAFVLYRNMLREAKNYERGLKMVPLLIHLPPTSEDVDSSNRDERDLTEEVLSQAQVMYNIISSTATKGFKSKVYGQRHMSFEIVAHGGLVHYYAVVPLVLVDVIRQAVAAAYPSARLEEVSDTNIFSKVGKMSGTIGGEFTLKKSFVYPISTYQESKRDASRALLNALSSASKEDGIGVQFLLRPAYDGWSKASESHIDGMKKNKGKKKGFGGVAPMDIMEALWKPPENNEKDGGSNSEDKQLTSLEQAEVDAISEKARYPAYEVLVRVVISSNTAARSQVLLKNIIAAFSLFDSPRNNGFKFSLTRNVEEMTTAYIMRFFPQETRSNILNSVEMATLFHLPGASAIPTSQVKRQMSKQVDGPTDVLDEGLLIGYNEFRGVKKPIRIGTKDRRRHVYIIGQTGVGKSVLQENMAYQDMMDGRGFAFIDPHGDLVESLLGKVPKERVEDIIYFNPADMTNPIGLNMFEFDTPDQKDFLVQEAINMLYGLYDPGHTGIVGPRLEHIFRNCALLLMSDPAGGTFIDVPKCLIDPEFVKSKLKYVKDQQVIDFWTKEFPASQRSNEAGEVISWVVSKFGPFISNDAMRNIIGQTKSGFNLREIMDNNKILLVNLSKGKMGELNSKLLGIIFVMKFQAAAMSRADIPEDQRVDFSLYVDEFQNFATDSFESILSEARKYKLSLIMGNQFMTQLTDKIREAIIGNVGTVISGRIGVTDAELMVKKFQPTFDVDDLAKLPNFQSITSVMINNVPSAPFSMNWVPPMGQVNSQLRDALVRLSAAKYGRPRAVVEKEIFDRIRGSVQPKTGPSQLASSTSQKPSGGGSSFLDEWLAKRQQLGGKPATNPSVKPMNLQSSSQMQNTQSRPEVIGGVAPFSVDGVDAVAPSFDNSRRDQSSVLDNATVNKPSISMTTGDNSTYSVNTKPSQPVVKNRLDLRGGDGDDNEIMISLR from the coding sequence ATGGGTGCGGGTCCTTTGATAGTTAGTTTTATCGCGATTGTTATTATAAGCGCTGGTTCTGCGGTAGCTTTTGTATTGTATCGTAACATGCTGAGGGAAGCCAAAAATTATGAACGAGGCTTGAAGATGGTGCCGTTGCTTATACATTTACCTCCAACAAGTGAAGATGTAGATAGTTCAAATCGAGATGAGCGAGATTTAACTGAAGAGGTGCTGTCGCAAGCCCAGGTGATGTACAATATTATTTCAAGTACAGCGACTAAAGGATTCAAAAGCAAAGTCTACGGCCAGCGTCATATGTCGTTTGAGATTGTTGCTCATGGTGGACTGGTTCATTATTACGCCGTCGTTCCGCTAGTGTTGGTTGATGTTATTCGTCAAGCTGTAGCGGCAGCATATCCTTCTGCTCGACTAGAAGAAGTATCTGATACTAATATATTTAGTAAGGTCGGCAAGATGAGTGGAACTATCGGCGGCGAATTCACTCTGAAAAAGTCCTTTGTTTATCCAATATCGACTTATCAGGAGTCAAAAAGGGATGCTTCTAGGGCATTATTAAATGCTTTATCTTCGGCGTCCAAAGAAGATGGAATAGGCGTGCAATTTTTACTACGTCCGGCGTATGACGGCTGGTCCAAAGCATCGGAGTCTCATATTGACGGCATGAAGAAAAATAAGGGCAAGAAGAAAGGCTTTGGAGGCGTTGCTCCTATGGATATTATGGAGGCCCTGTGGAAACCGCCAGAGAATAATGAAAAAGACGGCGGCTCTAATTCTGAGGACAAGCAGCTAACGTCTTTAGAGCAGGCGGAAGTGGATGCTATTAGCGAAAAAGCTCGTTATCCTGCATATGAGGTTTTGGTGCGTGTTGTGATTTCTTCAAATACTGCGGCGCGCTCCCAAGTGTTGTTAAAAAATATAATAGCAGCCTTTTCGCTGTTTGACTCACCTCGTAATAACGGGTTTAAGTTTTCTTTAACCAGGAATGTTGAGGAAATGACAACAGCATATATTATGAGATTCTTTCCTCAAGAAACTCGTAGTAATATCCTCAACAGTGTGGAAATGGCAACATTATTCCACCTGCCTGGGGCTAGTGCAATTCCAACTTCGCAGGTTAAACGACAAATGTCCAAGCAGGTTGATGGTCCAACGGATGTTTTGGATGAGGGTTTGTTGATTGGCTATAACGAGTTTCGAGGGGTTAAAAAACCTATTCGCATTGGAACTAAAGATCGCCGCCGTCATGTATATATTATTGGTCAAACGGGTGTTGGTAAATCTGTCTTGCAGGAGAATATGGCTTATCAAGATATGATGGACGGTCGAGGATTTGCCTTTATTGATCCACATGGTGACTTGGTTGAGTCTTTATTGGGTAAGGTTCCAAAAGAGCGCGTCGAGGATATTATCTACTTTAATCCTGCTGACATGACTAATCCAATTGGCTTAAATATGTTTGAATTTGATACGCCAGATCAAAAGGACTTTTTAGTTCAAGAGGCGATTAATATGTTGTATGGGCTTTATGACCCAGGCCATACAGGAATTGTTGGTCCTCGTTTGGAGCATATTTTTAGGAACTGTGCCTTGTTATTGATGTCAGATCCTGCTGGCGGGACATTTATTGATGTACCAAAGTGTCTTATCGACCCCGAGTTCGTTAAGAGTAAGCTGAAATACGTAAAAGATCAGCAGGTTATTGATTTTTGGACAAAGGAATTTCCTGCATCACAGAGGTCAAATGAGGCGGGTGAGGTTATTTCGTGGGTTGTATCAAAGTTTGGTCCATTTATTTCCAATGATGCAATGCGCAATATCATTGGTCAGACGAAATCTGGATTTAATTTGCGCGAAATTATGGACAATAATAAGATTTTGCTGGTTAACTTGTCGAAAGGTAAGATGGGTGAGCTTAACTCTAAGCTTTTGGGTATTATCTTTGTGATGAAGTTTCAAGCAGCAGCAATGTCTCGAGCGGACATTCCAGAGGATCAACGAGTTGACTTTTCGTTGTATGTTGATGAGTTTCAGAACTTTGCTACTGATAGTTTTGAGTCTATTTTATCTGAGGCTCGTAAGTATAAGCTGAGTCTTATTATGGGTAACCAGTTTATGACTCAGTTAACAGATAAAATACGAGAAGCCATTATTGGTAACGTTGGTACAGTTATCTCTGGGCGTATTGGTGTAACGGATGCCGAATTGATGGTTAAGAAATTTCAACCAACTTTCGATGTTGATGATTTGGCAAAATTGCCAAACTTCCAATCCATAACATCTGTGATGATTAATAATGTTCCGTCTGCGCCATTTAGTATGAATTGGGTTCCTCCGATGGGGCAGGTTAATAGTCAGCTTAGAGATGCGCTAGTAAGGCTATCTGCCGCTAAATACGGAAGGCCGCGAGCTGTTGTTGAGAAAGAGATATTTGATAGGATTAGAGGTAGTGTACAACCAAAGACAGGCCCTTCTCAGTTAGCGTCTTCTACTAGCCAGAAACCATCGGGTGGCGGGTCGTCGTTCTTGGATGAGTGGTTAGCAAAGAGGCAGCAGTTGGGTGGAAAGCCGGCTACTAATCCGTCGGTAAAACCAATGAATCTGCAGTCTTCTTCGCAAATGCAGAATACACAAAGTCGACCGGAGGTGATCGGTGGTGTTGCTCCGTTTAGTGTGGATGGTGTAGATGCTGTGGCTCCTAGCTTTGATAATAGTCGACGAGATCAATCCTCTGTACTAGATAATGCTACTGTTAATAAACCAAGTATATCTATGACTACAGGTGATAATTCTACCTATTCCGTAAATACAAAACCGAGCCAACCTGTGGTTAAGAATCGGCTCGATTTGCGTGGCGGTGATGGTGACGATAATGAAATAATGATCAGTTTACGATAA
- a CDS encoding isopeptide-forming domain-containing fimbrial protein — protein MFKKIISRLPYSPSMIHSLGFYAKRLRKEEATRKIGLILTALALIVQSFTVFSPPESANAADSSDLIYGGISSGQQLMAHYDANTNNIRDLYNHLGISRSDLVAATGNLQTLNSNMGTYSWGLTPHFGPSQGEGSYVVRTSQGSARTFYYRPHNLWGSFSYRAFVGYSAGTGWFAIMLNCGNLILKFAPPNHHCPTGQVGTYPNCSTPPQPVAACNALDIKKNGDTYQFTANTSAANGATIQKYIYSIYRGNTLVKTIESNDKIVSYTEKTPGSYKAVLTVKSSLGDKTSDACVKTFTIAEPARCPQNPKLLKDDPQCQPCPGDSTVWINDSRCSASFVQTKTAVNLTQNNTDATTTVAKSGDRITYTLSVKNKGLKEEEFTFKDQVSDLLEYADIFDAGGGTLIDDKGASAGSGNAKVLVWNPIKIKPGETQKRSFTIQIKNSIPAMASGKSNPMSYDCRIDNTFGNTVSTKIDCPAPKVIEQTTSQLPKTGASENMMFAGIIAAVVVYFYARSRQLNKEVRIVRRDMSAGTL, from the coding sequence ATGTTCAAAAAAATCATCTCGCGCCTACCATACAGCCCTTCAATGATCCACAGCTTGGGCTTTTATGCAAAACGCTTACGTAAAGAAGAAGCTACTCGAAAGATCGGGCTTATATTAACCGCCCTAGCGCTTATTGTGCAATCTTTCACCGTTTTTTCACCGCCAGAGTCAGCCAACGCAGCAGATTCCAGCGACTTAATTTATGGCGGAATTTCTAGTGGTCAACAATTGATGGCCCATTATGACGCGAACACAAATAATATTCGTGACCTCTATAATCATCTTGGAATTAGTCGTTCTGATTTGGTGGCGGCGACCGGTAACCTCCAGACCTTAAATAGCAATATGGGAACTTACTCATGGGGACTTACTCCTCATTTTGGCCCATCACAAGGCGAAGGGTCTTACGTAGTTCGCACATCGCAAGGCAGCGCTCGTACCTTCTACTATCGACCTCACAACCTTTGGGGCAGCTTCTCATACAGGGCATTTGTTGGATACTCAGCTGGAACTGGATGGTTTGCAATTATGCTTAACTGTGGCAACTTAATCTTAAAATTCGCACCGCCAAACCATCATTGTCCGACTGGTCAAGTTGGCACATACCCAAACTGCTCCACTCCACCACAGCCAGTAGCTGCGTGTAACGCCTTAGACATAAAGAAGAATGGCGACACATATCAATTTACTGCCAACACCAGTGCGGCTAATGGCGCGACAATCCAAAAATATATATACAGTATTTATCGAGGAAACACCCTAGTTAAAACTATAGAAAGCAACGATAAGATTGTATCTTATACAGAGAAAACGCCAGGATCATACAAAGCTGTTCTAACAGTAAAGAGCTCATTAGGCGACAAGACCTCAGATGCCTGCGTAAAGACGTTTACCATAGCGGAGCCAGCAAGATGTCCTCAGAACCCTAAATTATTGAAGGATGATCCTCAATGTCAACCATGCCCAGGCGATTCTACAGTATGGATTAATGATAGTCGATGTTCCGCCTCATTTGTGCAGACAAAAACCGCCGTTAACCTCACTCAGAATAACACCGACGCAACAACTACAGTTGCAAAATCTGGAGATCGAATTACCTACACTCTTTCGGTAAAAAACAAGGGACTTAAAGAGGAAGAGTTTACATTCAAAGATCAAGTCAGCGACTTATTGGAATATGCAGACATATTTGACGCCGGTGGCGGAACGTTAATAGACGATAAAGGCGCTAGCGCAGGCAGCGGTAACGCAAAAGTTCTAGTATGGAACCCTATAAAGATCAAGCCAGGAGAAACCCAGAAGCGCAGCTTTACTATCCAAATAAAGAACAGCATCCCGGCAATGGCTAGCGGTAAAAGCAATCCAATGTCTTACGACTGTAGGATTGATAACACATTTGGCAATACTGTCAGTACAAAAATTGACTGCCCTGCACCGAAAGTTATTGAACAAACCACTTCACAACTGCCAAAAACCGGTGCTAGCGAGAACATGATGTTCGCAGGAATTATTGCAGCCGTGGTCGTATACTTCTACGCTAGATCACGTCAATTAAATAAAGAAGTTAGAATCGTTCGACGAGATATGTCCGCAGGAACTTTATAG